From one Sphaeramia orbicularis chromosome 9, fSphaOr1.1, whole genome shotgun sequence genomic stretch:
- the inpp5e gene encoding phosphatidylinositol polyphosphate 5-phosphatase type IV: MTENGEDKDLHQFSEAQEKGDLSVSKDSATLKTSLADVITHKEHSDALRPPATKTDGEISSYQPRPPSLPRRLKHIKSGSVEERVRTRRLRNSQESLSDPAETGSSTDSLKEDQSHQAPGGFVVIGAATSRNDQDSTVGPISPVMTGSPVFRDRGSSLSEYERRPQSQQSDSADHRVRSSKVRLSPVQPTGPLPALEKTFASATLRAANRIDRDCLDYMVLAKEKLGDRLHRNLSDSRLLENMGSDSASVNSMRSTYSVLSPIRPQDVRNRSFLEGSVLGSGALLGAEELDRYFPDRRVGIYIATWNMQGEKGLPANLDDLLLPTDSEFAQDFYIIGVQEGCPDRREWEIRLQETLGPYYVMLYAASHGVLYLTVFVRRDLIWFCSEVEHSTVTTRIISQIKTKGAVGIGFTFFGTSFLFITSHFTSGDAKVYERILDYNKIVEALALPKGLPDTNPYRSTPSDVTTRFDQVFWFGDFNFRLSKNRVDVENMINRTVGDDMGPLLECDQLSKEIKDGSIFKGFQEAPIHFLPTYKFDIGCDIYDTTSKQRTPSYTDRILFRSRQAEDIQVIKYTSCSSIKTSDHRPVIGVFQVKLRPGRDNIPLGAGQFDRSLYLEGIKRRITRELKRREAMKNQSSSTICTIS, from the exons ATGACTGAGAATGGCGAGGACAAAGACCTCCATCAGTTCAGTGAAGCACAGGAGAAAGGAGACTTATCTGTCAGTAAAGACAGTGCGACCCTTAAGACCTCCTTAGCAGATGTCATCACCCACAAAGAGCACAGTGATGCCCTCAGACCACCTGCTACAAAAACAGATGGAGAGATTAGTTCATATCAGCCTCGACCACCTTCATTACCCAGGCGATTGAAGCACATCAAAAGTGGATCGGTTGAGGAGAGAGTGAGAACCAGGAGGCTGCGAAACAGCCAGGAGAGTCTGAGTGACCCAGCTGAGACTGGTTCTTCTACAGACTCTCTTAAAGAGGACCAGTCACATCAGGCTCCAGGTGGGTTTGTTGTCATTGGTGCAGCCACTTCCAGAAATGACCAAGACTCCACAGTTGGACCCATCTCTCCTGTCATGACAGGATCCCCAGTCTTCCGGGATAGAGGAAGCAGTCTCTCAGAGTATGAAAGGAGACCCCAGAGCCAGCAGAGCGACTCCGCAGACCACCGGGTGAGGTCCTCCAAGGTGCGCCTTTCCCCGGTGCAACCTACGGGTCCACTCCCTGCACTGGAGAAGACCTTTGCATCAGCCACTTTAAGGGCAGCTAATAGGATTGACAGGGATTGCTTGGATTATATGGTACTGGCCAAAGAGAAGCTCGGGGACAGACTCCACAGGAACCTGAGCGACAGCAGGCTTCTGGAGAACATGGGGTCGGACAGTGCCTCTGTGAACTCTATGAGATCCACCTACAGTGTGCTTAGCCCCATCAGACCCCAGGATGTGAGGAACAG gagTTTTCTGGAGGGCAGTGTCCTTGGAAGTGGAGCTCTACTGGGGGCTGAGGAGCTAGACCGATACTTTCCTGACAGGAGAGTGGGCATCTACATAGCCACTTGGAATATGCAGGGGGAGAAG GGGCTTCCAGCCAATTTAGATGACCTCCTTCTTCCAACAGACTCTGAATTTGCACAAGACTTTTATATCATTGGGGTCCAGGAGGGCTGTCCTGACAG GAGGGAATGGGAGATCCGTCTTCAGGAGACTCTGGGGCCGTATTATGTCATGCTGTATGCAGCATCACACGGTGTTTTGTATCTCACTGTATTTGTCCGAAGAGACCTCATATGGTTCTGCTCAG AAGTGGAGCACTCCACTGTCACAACCAGGATCATCTCTCAGATCAAGACCAAAGGGGCTGTGGGAATTGGCTTTACCTTTTTTGGCACTTCCTTCCTTTTCATCACCTCTCATTTTACCT CTGGAGATGCTAAAGTGTATGAGAGAATATTGGATTACAACAAGATTGTTGAAGCTCTAGCTCTTCCAAAAGGCCTTCCAGATACCAACCCTTACCGCTCCACACCAT CTGACGTCACCACTAGATTTGACCAGGTCTTCTGGTTCGGAGATTTTAACTTTCGTCTCAGCAAAAACCGTGTGGACGTGGAAAATATGATCAACCGAACAGTGGGTGATGATATGGGACCTCTGCTGGAGTGTGACCAGCTCTCCAAGGAAATAAAAGATG GCTCAATTTTCAAAGGCTTCCAAGAGGCACCAATTCACTTCCTACCCACGTACAAATTTGATATTGGCTGTGATATCTATGACACTACATCTAAACAGAGAACGCCTTCGTATACA GACAGAATCCTATTCAGAAGCAGGCAGGCTGAGGACATACAGGTGATCAAGTACACCAGCTGCTCCAGCATCAAGACTTCAGACCACCGGCCCGTCATCGGAGTCTTCCAGGTCAAACTGAGGCCAGGCCGAGACAA CATTCCTCTTGGTGCAGGACAGTTTGACCGTAGCCTTTACTTGGAGGGCATCAAGAGAAGGATCACCAGAGAACTGAAGAGGAGGGAGGCCATGAAGAACCAAAGTAGCAGCACTATCTGCACTATCTCTTAA